The Hylaeus volcanicus isolate JK05 unplaced genomic scaffold, UHH_iyHylVolc1.0_haploid 12197, whole genome shotgun sequence genome has a window encoding:
- the LOC128883092 gene encoding uncharacterized protein LOC128883092 isoform X3, producing the protein MPAYGSCTYVEATRGVSQSCVQSNGSYNFASKRRRLKSFFLHVNDQDTSRIPVITDYFHQCDKIATDCNSFKRSHEDVMCQLDESSQEEHCFKDECEMNKIYLKDKLIKGISVSGNVVQNKFKRKEISSKNRTLQYHGPSTTPEGGKILPKTMFNLSGEMNLCTKVYSGNDTERHFLFSTASTTCTSLASPYPHEIKTACSQKFPVSTQETESLCEDAFQGNESLSSNRASFNGENLHTFLTGTTDNFQWTSSTERSDVKQVKKQESECATGNALELKMNQTLFFKPKTSIPINQNNECLKEYSCTQNEENRTEKEYKTSTNDKKTVVVKSVDEDDVQMTDFTIDDGYIVTPGKHRIHINNFLMDADKKMREQLRFEEPGIAAISSYSQDIFFEWRQSEKKIDKKVFQLSFKTGTDVERFRRMAVECILMYVRDSALTLATAHCSIHNVHRILLYYIQQPRSQLTANTFFGTVAACVRMASKHEETPEKTRFLRDPSGQSLWMRFGIDEQYLSFNEEDLNNIEIQCFKILEYPLTPPSSPDYLQRYLTVGGWPLTQQESYREISLYLGLFQVY; encoded by the exons atgcctGCTTATGGTTCTTGTACATATGTAGAAGCAACAAGAGGAGTAAGCCAGAGTTGTGTGCAAAGTAATGGCTCCTATAATTTTGCTTCAAAGAGAAGACGgttaaaatctttttttcttcacgTGAATGATCAAG aTACGTCGCGTATACCTGTTATCACGGATTATTTTCATCAATGTGACAAAATAGCTACAGATTGTAACTCATTTAAGAGAAGTCATGAAGACGTTATGTGTCAATTAGATGAATCATCACAAGAAGAGCATTGTTTCAAAGATGAAtgtgaaatgaataaaatttatttaaaagataaattgataaaaggTATTTCAGTATCCGGAAATGTTGTACAGAATAAATTCAAACGGAAAGAAATCAGTTCCAAAAATCGAACACTTCAATATCATGGTCCATCAACAACACCGGAAGGAGGTAAAATTCTTCCTAAGACAATGTTCAATTTATCGGGAGAAATGAACTTGTGTACTAAGGTCTATAGTGGTAATGACACAGAAcggcattttttattttcaacagcGTCAACAACATGTACATCTTTGGCTTCTCCCTACCCTCATGAGATCAAAACAGCTTGTTCTCAAAAATTCCCTGTAAGCACACAAGAGACTGAGAGTCTTTGTGAAGACGCTTTCCAAGGAAATGAGAGTCTTTCTTCTAATAGAGCGTCATTTAATGGAGAGAATTTACACACTTTTTTAACAGGCACCACTGACAATTTTCAATGGACATCAAGTACTGAGCGATCGGATGTCAAACAAGTTAAAAAACAAGAAAGTGAATGCGCTACCGGTAATgcactggaattaaaaatgaatcaaacTCTTTTTTTCAAGCCAAAAACTTCAATACCAATAAACCAGAATAATGAATGTTTGAAGGAATATTCATGTACacaaaacgaagaaaatagaactgaaaaagaatacaaaactTCTACGAATGATAAGAAAACTGTGGTGGTGAAGAGTGTCGATGAAGATGATGTTCAAATGACAGATTTCACAATAGATGATGGGTATATTGTCACACCTGGTAAACATCgcatacatattaataattttttaatggatgCAGATAAAAAAATGAGAGAGCAATTACGATTTGAAGAACCAGGTATTGCTGCTATCTCTTCTTACTcacaagatattttttttgaatgGAGACAGtcagaaaagaaaatagataaaaaagtGTTTCAATTATCTTTTAAAACGGGTACAGATGTTGAAAGGTTTCGTCGTATGGCGGTGgaatgtattttaatgtacGTTCGTGATTCGGCTTTAACACTGGCCACGGCACACTGTTCCATTCACAACGTTCATCGAATCTTGTTGTATTACATACAACAACCTCGTTCGCAGTTAACAGCAAATACATTCTTTGGTACGGTAGCAGCATGTGTTCGAATGGCGTCTAAACATGAAGAAACGCCCGAAAAAACACGATTTCTTCGTGATCCTTCAGGTCAATCATTGTGGATGCGATTTGGTATTGATGAACAATACCTTTCTTTCAATGAAGAAGATCttaataacattgaaattcaatgtttcaaaattttagagTATCCACTGACACCACCTAGTAGCCCTGATTATTTGCAAAGATATTTAACTGTGGGTGGTTGGCCCTTGACACAGCAAGAATCATATAGAGAAATTTCGTTGTACTTG GGATTGTTCCAAGTCTACTAG
- the LOC128883092 gene encoding uncharacterized protein LOC128883092 isoform X2 has protein sequence MPAYGSCTYVEATRGVSQSCVQSNGSYNFASKRRRLKSFFLHVNDQDTSRIPVITDYFHQCDKIATDCNSFKRSHEDVMCQLDESSQEEHCFKDECEMNKIYLKDKLIKGISVSGNVVQNKFKRKEISSKNRTLQYHGPSTTPEGGKILPKTMFNLSGEMNLCTKVYSGNDTERHFLFSTASTTCTSLASPYPHEIKTACSQKFPVSTQETESLCEDAFQGNESLSSNRASFNGENLHTFLTGTTDNFQWTSSTERSDVKQVKKQESECATGNALELKMNQTLFFKPKTSIPINQNNECLKEYSCTQNEENRTEKEYKTSTNDKKTVVVKSVDEDDVQMTDFTIDDGYIVTPGKHRIHINNFLMDADKKMREQLRFEEPGIAAISSYSQDIFFEWRQSEKKIDKKVFQLSFKTGTDVERFRRMAVECILMYVRDSALTLATAHCSIHNVHRILLYYIQQPRSQLTANTFFGQSLWMRFGIDEQYLSFNEEDLNNIEIQCFKILEYPLTPPSSPDYLQRYLTVGGWPLTQQESYREISLYLVNLALFSRNDIDRLIGIVPSLLAAGALALGIKVISAGSDEGYEFWPQRLVVYSGYSIADLRVAVRGLSSLLRRKPVESHILEDFHPVWARYDWK, from the exons atgcctGCTTATGGTTCTTGTACATATGTAGAAGCAACAAGAGGAGTAAGCCAGAGTTGTGTGCAAAGTAATGGCTCCTATAATTTTGCTTCAAAGAGAAGACGgttaaaatctttttttcttcacgTGAATGATCAAG aTACGTCGCGTATACCTGTTATCACGGATTATTTTCATCAATGTGACAAAATAGCTACAGATTGTAACTCATTTAAGAGAAGTCATGAAGACGTTATGTGTCAATTAGATGAATCATCACAAGAAGAGCATTGTTTCAAAGATGAAtgtgaaatgaataaaatttatttaaaagataaattgataaaaggTATTTCAGTATCCGGAAATGTTGTACAGAATAAATTCAAACGGAAAGAAATCAGTTCCAAAAATCGAACACTTCAATATCATGGTCCATCAACAACACCGGAAGGAGGTAAAATTCTTCCTAAGACAATGTTCAATTTATCGGGAGAAATGAACTTGTGTACTAAGGTCTATAGTGGTAATGACACAGAAcggcattttttattttcaacagcGTCAACAACATGTACATCTTTGGCTTCTCCCTACCCTCATGAGATCAAAACAGCTTGTTCTCAAAAATTCCCTGTAAGCACACAAGAGACTGAGAGTCTTTGTGAAGACGCTTTCCAAGGAAATGAGAGTCTTTCTTCTAATAGAGCGTCATTTAATGGAGAGAATTTACACACTTTTTTAACAGGCACCACTGACAATTTTCAATGGACATCAAGTACTGAGCGATCGGATGTCAAACAAGTTAAAAAACAAGAAAGTGAATGCGCTACCGGTAATgcactggaattaaaaatgaatcaaacTCTTTTTTTCAAGCCAAAAACTTCAATACCAATAAACCAGAATAATGAATGTTTGAAGGAATATTCATGTACacaaaacgaagaaaatagaactgaaaaagaatacaaaactTCTACGAATGATAAGAAAACTGTGGTGGTGAAGAGTGTCGATGAAGATGATGTTCAAATGACAGATTTCACAATAGATGATGGGTATATTGTCACACCTGGTAAACATCgcatacatattaataattttttaatggatgCAGATAAAAAAATGAGAGAGCAATTACGATTTGAAGAACCAGGTATTGCTGCTATCTCTTCTTACTcacaagatattttttttgaatgGAGACAGtcagaaaagaaaatagataaaaaagtGTTTCAATTATCTTTTAAAACGGGTACAGATGTTGAAAGGTTTCGTCGTATGGCGGTGgaatgtattttaatgtacGTTCGTGATTCGGCTTTAACACTGGCCACGGCACACTGTTCCATTCACAACGTTCATCGAATCTTGTTGTATTACATACAACAACCTCGTTCGCAGTTAACAGCAAATACATTCTTTG GTCAATCATTGTGGATGCGATTTGGTATTGATGAACAATACCTTTCTTTCAATGAAGAAGATCttaataacattgaaattcaatgtttcaaaattttagagTATCCACTGACACCACCTAGTAGCCCTGATTATTTGCAAAGATATTTAACTGTGGGTGGTTGGCCCTTGACACAGCAAGAATCATATAGAGAAATTTCGTTGTACTTGGTAAATTTAGCTCTTTTCTCTAGAAACGATATTGATCGTTTAATAGGGATTGTTCCAAGTCTACTAGCTGCGGGTGCCTTAGCTTTAGGGATCAAAGTTATAAGCGCTGGAAGTGATGAAGGATATGAGTTTTGGCCTCAAAGGCTTGTAGTTTACTCTGGATACAGTATTGCAGATTTACGCGTGGCTGTGCGCGGTCTTAGTTCTTTATTGCGCAGAAAACCAGTCGAG AGTCACATATTAGAGGATTTTCATCCAGTATGGGCACGCTATGATTGGAAATGA
- the LOC128883092 gene encoding uncharacterized protein LOC128883092 isoform X1: MPAYGSCTYVEATRGVSQSCVQSNGSYNFASKRRRLKSFFLHVNDQDTSRIPVITDYFHQCDKIATDCNSFKRSHEDVMCQLDESSQEEHCFKDECEMNKIYLKDKLIKGISVSGNVVQNKFKRKEISSKNRTLQYHGPSTTPEGGKILPKTMFNLSGEMNLCTKVYSGNDTERHFLFSTASTTCTSLASPYPHEIKTACSQKFPVSTQETESLCEDAFQGNESLSSNRASFNGENLHTFLTGTTDNFQWTSSTERSDVKQVKKQESECATGNALELKMNQTLFFKPKTSIPINQNNECLKEYSCTQNEENRTEKEYKTSTNDKKTVVVKSVDEDDVQMTDFTIDDGYIVTPGKHRIHINNFLMDADKKMREQLRFEEPGIAAISSYSQDIFFEWRQSEKKIDKKVFQLSFKTGTDVERFRRMAVECILMYVRDSALTLATAHCSIHNVHRILLYYIQQPRSQLTANTFFGTVAACVRMASKHEETPEKTRFLRDPSGQSLWMRFGIDEQYLSFNEEDLNNIEIQCFKILEYPLTPPSSPDYLQRYLTVGGWPLTQQESYREISLYLVNLALFSRNDIDRLIGIVPSLLAAGALALGIKVISAGSDEGYEFWPQRLVVYSGYSIADLRVAVRGLSSLLRRKPVESHILEDFHPVWARYDWK, encoded by the exons atgcctGCTTATGGTTCTTGTACATATGTAGAAGCAACAAGAGGAGTAAGCCAGAGTTGTGTGCAAAGTAATGGCTCCTATAATTTTGCTTCAAAGAGAAGACGgttaaaatctttttttcttcacgTGAATGATCAAG aTACGTCGCGTATACCTGTTATCACGGATTATTTTCATCAATGTGACAAAATAGCTACAGATTGTAACTCATTTAAGAGAAGTCATGAAGACGTTATGTGTCAATTAGATGAATCATCACAAGAAGAGCATTGTTTCAAAGATGAAtgtgaaatgaataaaatttatttaaaagataaattgataaaaggTATTTCAGTATCCGGAAATGTTGTACAGAATAAATTCAAACGGAAAGAAATCAGTTCCAAAAATCGAACACTTCAATATCATGGTCCATCAACAACACCGGAAGGAGGTAAAATTCTTCCTAAGACAATGTTCAATTTATCGGGAGAAATGAACTTGTGTACTAAGGTCTATAGTGGTAATGACACAGAAcggcattttttattttcaacagcGTCAACAACATGTACATCTTTGGCTTCTCCCTACCCTCATGAGATCAAAACAGCTTGTTCTCAAAAATTCCCTGTAAGCACACAAGAGACTGAGAGTCTTTGTGAAGACGCTTTCCAAGGAAATGAGAGTCTTTCTTCTAATAGAGCGTCATTTAATGGAGAGAATTTACACACTTTTTTAACAGGCACCACTGACAATTTTCAATGGACATCAAGTACTGAGCGATCGGATGTCAAACAAGTTAAAAAACAAGAAAGTGAATGCGCTACCGGTAATgcactggaattaaaaatgaatcaaacTCTTTTTTTCAAGCCAAAAACTTCAATACCAATAAACCAGAATAATGAATGTTTGAAGGAATATTCATGTACacaaaacgaagaaaatagaactgaaaaagaatacaaaactTCTACGAATGATAAGAAAACTGTGGTGGTGAAGAGTGTCGATGAAGATGATGTTCAAATGACAGATTTCACAATAGATGATGGGTATATTGTCACACCTGGTAAACATCgcatacatattaataattttttaatggatgCAGATAAAAAAATGAGAGAGCAATTACGATTTGAAGAACCAGGTATTGCTGCTATCTCTTCTTACTcacaagatattttttttgaatgGAGACAGtcagaaaagaaaatagataaaaaagtGTTTCAATTATCTTTTAAAACGGGTACAGATGTTGAAAGGTTTCGTCGTATGGCGGTGgaatgtattttaatgtacGTTCGTGATTCGGCTTTAACACTGGCCACGGCACACTGTTCCATTCACAACGTTCATCGAATCTTGTTGTATTACATACAACAACCTCGTTCGCAGTTAACAGCAAATACATTCTTTGGTACGGTAGCAGCATGTGTTCGAATGGCGTCTAAACATGAAGAAACGCCCGAAAAAACACGATTTCTTCGTGATCCTTCAGGTCAATCATTGTGGATGCGATTTGGTATTGATGAACAATACCTTTCTTTCAATGAAGAAGATCttaataacattgaaattcaatgtttcaaaattttagagTATCCACTGACACCACCTAGTAGCCCTGATTATTTGCAAAGATATTTAACTGTGGGTGGTTGGCCCTTGACACAGCAAGAATCATATAGAGAAATTTCGTTGTACTTGGTAAATTTAGCTCTTTTCTCTAGAAACGATATTGATCGTTTAATAGGGATTGTTCCAAGTCTACTAGCTGCGGGTGCCTTAGCTTTAGGGATCAAAGTTATAAGCGCTGGAAGTGATGAAGGATATGAGTTTTGGCCTCAAAGGCTTGTAGTTTACTCTGGATACAGTATTGCAGATTTACGCGTGGCTGTGCGCGGTCTTAGTTCTTTATTGCGCAGAAAACCAGTCGAG AGTCACATATTAGAGGATTTTCATCCAGTATGGGCACGCTATGATTGGAAATGA
- the LOC128883087 gene encoding uncharacterized protein LOC128883087 isoform X1, with protein MLQDMHREASLLEKLGLSQKSLFSLFLASLGGAIAGIVVSIIVNTALVELTVNPFFSVYFAFLSVSVGCLILWRVVNREVPDPDNVYQKQLATLAYLVILSGFFAFLLPQSWFIQLNPLLKIPVYSILGISVAFSLSFTLVDVLNLIFGLFQSTASRSIVQSVSQVRLVVFATILMGGTFGTIFGFADVEDAVTSSMELAMMREENYCYPLGGLLGAMTGFGTEYLREKETVWLPVRNSEFEEDI; from the exons ATGCTACAGGATATGCATAGAGAAGCAAGTTTACTAGAGAAACTCGGTCTTTCtcaaaaatctttattttctctatttttagCTTCATTGGGTGGTGCCATCGCTGGTATTGTCGTCTCCATTATTGTAAATACGGCTTTGGTTGAACTAACAGTGaatccttttttttccgtC TATTTTGCGTTCCTCTCGGTATCAGTTGGATGTCTTATACTATGGAGGGTCGTAAATCGTGAGGTTCCTGATCCTGATAATGTTTATCAAAAACAGCTTGCTACCTTAGCATATCTT GTCATTCTTTCTGGATTTTTTGCTTTTCTGTTACCTCAAAGCTGGTTTATTCAATTGAACCCTTTACTAAAAATTCCAGTATACAGCATTCTTGGAATTTCAGTAGCTTTCTCTTTATCCTTCACTCTCGTTGACGTTTTAAACCTTATTTTTGGCTTGTTTCAGTCGACAGCGTCTAGATCGATAGTACAGTCTGTATCACAA gTTCGATTGGTTGTTTTTGCTACAATCTTAATGGGGGGAACATTCGGTACGATCTTTGGGTTTGCAGATGTCGAAGACGCAGTAACATCTTCTATGGAATTAGCTATGATGCGCGAAGAGAATTATTGTTATCCGCTTGGAGGGCTTTTGGGAGCCATG ACCGGTTTTGGTACAGAGTATTTACGTGAAAAAGAAACCGTCTGGCTTCCTGTTCGTAATTCTGAGTTTGAAGAagacatttga
- the LOC128883087 gene encoding uncharacterized protein LOC128883087 isoform X2 produces the protein MLQDMHREASLLEKLGLSQKSLFSLFLASLGGAIAGIVVSIIVNTALVELTVNPFFSVYFAFLSVSVGCLILWRVVNREVPDPDNVYQKQLATLAYLVILSGFFAFLLPQSWFIQLNPLLKIPVYSILGISVAFSLSFTLVDVLNLIFGLFQSTASRSIVQSVSQVRLVVFATILMGGTFGTIFGFADVEDAVTSSMELAMMREENYCYPLGGLLGAMVVIVFT, from the exons ATGCTACAGGATATGCATAGAGAAGCAAGTTTACTAGAGAAACTCGGTCTTTCtcaaaaatctttattttctctatttttagCTTCATTGGGTGGTGCCATCGCTGGTATTGTCGTCTCCATTATTGTAAATACGGCTTTGGTTGAACTAACAGTGaatccttttttttccgtC TATTTTGCGTTCCTCTCGGTATCAGTTGGATGTCTTATACTATGGAGGGTCGTAAATCGTGAGGTTCCTGATCCTGATAATGTTTATCAAAAACAGCTTGCTACCTTAGCATATCTT GTCATTCTTTCTGGATTTTTTGCTTTTCTGTTACCTCAAAGCTGGTTTATTCAATTGAACCCTTTACTAAAAATTCCAGTATACAGCATTCTTGGAATTTCAGTAGCTTTCTCTTTATCCTTCACTCTCGTTGACGTTTTAAACCTTATTTTTGGCTTGTTTCAGTCGACAGCGTCTAGATCGATAGTACAGTCTGTATCACAA gTTCGATTGGTTGTTTTTGCTACAATCTTAATGGGGGGAACATTCGGTACGATCTTTGGGTTTGCAGATGTCGAAGACGCAGTAACATCTTCTATGGAATTAGCTATGATGCGCGAAGAGAATTATTGTTATCCGCTTGGAGGGCTTTTGGGAGCCATGGTAGTCAT AGTATTTACGTGA